One genomic segment of Sebastes fasciatus isolate fSebFas1 chromosome 17, fSebFas1.pri, whole genome shotgun sequence includes these proteins:
- the slc52a3-2a gene encoding riboflavin transporter 2 → MSLLTHLLACLFGMGSWVSINGLWVELPLIVPQIPEGWYLPSYLSVLIQMANVGPLFVTLMHRFRPGALNEVAVVYVIIGLGTVASFLMGFFWKETVVVAGAPRSVALLALTFFLAAVDCTSSVTFLPFMMRLKTQYLTTYYIGEGVSGLLPALVALMQGVGVVHCINNTQSLNHTPNSSDSSVTFDLQAQYQPANFSAEVFFFFLSAMMVVCLVAFLLLNYHPSVAREHLGGRYKNGVREKSQRDRKPMMDPYRPADQKRRSSFGTGSYSWTQVFYIFVILAWVNALTNVVLPSVQSYSCLPYGNNAYHLSATMAAVANPLACFIAMFFPIRSLLLMGVLTVLGSGLGSYIMGIAVLSPCPLLVHETSGGVIIVLAWILFVLTLSYVKVIIGVILRDEGHSALVWCGAVVQLGSLLGAVTMFPVVSVYSFFSSGDPCNTRCP, encoded by the exons ATGTCCCTTCTCACCCATCTGTTGGCGTGTCTGTTTGGGATGGGCTCCTGGGTCTCCATCAACGGCCTTTGGGTGGAGCTGCCCCTCATTGTGCCCCAGATCCCAGAGGGTTGGTACCTGCCCTCGTACCTCTCCGTCCTCATCCAGATGGCCAACGTTGGGCCTCTCTTCGTCACCCTGATGCATCGCTTCCGGCCCGGCGCCCTGAACGAAGTGGCTGTCGTCTACGTGATCATCGGCCTGGGCACCGTGGCGAGCTTCCTGATGGGTTTCTTCTGGAAGGAGACCGTCGTAGTGGCGGGCGCTCCTCGCAGCGTAGCCCTCCTCGCCTTAACGTTCTTCCTCGCCGCTGTCGACTGCACTTCCTCCGTCACCTTCCTCCCCTTCATGATGCGTCTCAAGACTCAGTACCTGACCACGTACTACATCGGGGAGGGCGTGAGCGGCCTGCTGCCTGCTTTAGTGGCTTTGATGCAGGGAGTCGGAGTGGTCCACTGCATAAACAACACCCAGTCTCTGAACCACACCCCGAACTCCTCCGACAGCtccgtgacctttgacctccaggcCCAGTATCAGCCAGCCAACTTCTCCGCCGaggtgtttttcttcttcctcagtGCCATGATGGTGGTGTGCCTGGTGGCGTTCCTGCTGCTGAACTACCACCCGTCGGTGGCCAGGGAGCATCTCGGCGGTCGATACAAAAACGGCGTGAGAGAGAAATCTCAGAGAGACAGGAAGCCCATGATGGATCCGTACAGACCCGCCGACCAGAAGCGCAGGAGCAGCTTCGGTACCGGCTCTTACAGCTGGACGCAGGTGTTTTATATCTTTGTGATTCTGGCCTGGGTGAACGCTCTGACCAACGTGGTGCTTCCCTCGGTGCAGTCCTACTCATGCCTGCCGTACGGGAACAACGCCTATCACTTATCAGCCACCATGGCTGCTGTGGCAAACCCTCTCGCCTGCTTCATCGCCATGTTCTTCCCTATAAG ATCTCTGCTGCTGATGGGAGTTCTCACGGTGCTCGGCAGTGGACTTGGATCTTACATAATGGGCATAGCAGTGCTGAGTCCATGTCCACTGCTGGTTCATGAAACTTCAGGTGGTGTCATCATT GTGCTGGCCTGGATCCTGTTTGTCCTCACCCTGTCCTATGTGAAGGTGATCATCGGGGTGATCCTGCGTGACGAGGGCCACAGCGCTCTGGTGTGGTGTGGAGCTGTGGTGCAGCTGGGCTCTCTGCTGGGAGCTGTGACCATGTTTCCAGTGGTCAGTGTGTACAGCTTCTTCTCATCAGGAGACCCATGCAACACCAGATGTCCCTGA